The following nucleotide sequence is from Vitis vinifera cultivar Pinot Noir 40024 chromosome 14, ASM3070453v1.
AGAAGGGAGAGAGCCGGGAGGAAACAGTAGACAACTAGGAAGATGGAAGTGAAGGGGTAGATGCCAACATTAAGGTAGGCAACGCGCTGCAAGAACTTGAGACGCCGGCTTGCAAGAAGCACATTGTTTCGAGAGAAGAAGATCTCCACTGAACCAGTGGCCCACCGGAGGACTTGGTGCAGGCGGTCAGTAAGGTTGATGGGTGCAGTGCCTCGAAAGGCATCGCGTTTTGTGATGCAGTAGACAGACCGCCATCCACGGTTGTGCATTCGGTAACCGGTGACCACATCCTCTGTCACTGATCCATAAATCCAACCTATCCTGTCTCCCCATTCAGTATTATCCTCATACCTGTGCTTTTGCAAAAACTTAAAGACTTACAAATGTATTTTATCAaccaaatagaaaacaaaaatggaaaacaagcAAGCAATTACCAGCAGGAGATAACAGCAACAGCCTCAGCAACAGTTGGTGCATCTAGGGGTGGACGTGGAACTAGCAATGCACCAGGAGGACGGCCATTCTTTACAGACAGGTGATCAGCAAGCGGTCTTCCTTGAAACTCCGCTACTGCTATAGACTCCGTGAACAAACTTGAATTGCCAAACTTTTTGGGCAAGTCTAAGTCAGGATGCCCACTTAGGGGCTCCAGCTCCCCATCTTCTTTCTCAGCTTGCTGGGCCTGAATATTAGGAGCGCTGGTTTTAATCTGCCCAAATATGCCTGAGTATTCATTGGCCCTTGGTGGATGAAACCCATAGAGCGCATATCTTCGGAACATGCAGCCAGTGCCCACATATACGGGTCCTTGGAGTCCATCCAAAGCTCTCATATTTCCTGATGGTATGTATTGGGATATAAAGAAACTTTAGATTCACAGTCTGAAGTCCATTTTAGAATTAAAACTCTAAGGggaatttaaaatgttaattaCCATCAAAGAAGACAGTGTTATGGTTAGCATATCGATCAGATGGATCAATGCCTTCGAATCTTTGGGGGAACTGTATATAACAAATTCTGTCACCACCACGGTCCATCATGAAGCACATTCCCTCCCTTACAGCCATTGAATTATACACATAGTGATCACAATCTAAATTGAGTATGAAAGGTCCATTAGAAAGTATTGCCGAAGCTCTAACCATGGCGTTCATGGCTCCAGCCTTCTTATTGTGGTCATACCCAGGTCGTTTCTCTCTTGAGACATAAGCAAACATAGGAATTCGAATATCGACACCCGTGAAATCCAAGACCTTATCATCTGGGTGCCCCATTACTGGATCAGGAGACGGGACTTTACTCATCACCTGCATGCATTGTAATGCATTCCAAAATGCCACACATGTATTCATGTACGTGAACAAGAGAgtataaaaattactaaattcatgttacaaatttaatttgaaatacatgacATGAATTTTGATCGATTGAGTTGATAAAATGAAGAGTTAGTAATGTATTTGTTTATGAGCATTTGACCATTACCTGCAAGATTCCAGCATGATCGCTCTTGAAATGATCCGCAATTGGGGAGTACCAAGTTCCGGGCCAATGGGTGCCATCAGCCATCCAAGTGGCCTTGACGACATTGACGGGCTCCGTTAGGGGTGCTCCACCATTCTTCTCCCTAGCAAGCTTCTTCTCCTTCATCTCCTCGTTATTGTTATGGGTCTCGCACCGCCTCCGTATTGCTTCAGGTAGGCCATTGATCCTGACCTTGAACTCATCGTATTCCCTCTTGATCCAGCGTCGATCCTTCACGAAATCAGGCCGCTTCTTGTTTTTCGTGGGATCTGATTTAAGAGAGAAGTAACTGTCTGGATTTCTTGGCTCAATGTTATGCTTCCGGCAGAAGGGAACCCAAACCTCCGCAAAGTTGACAGCTTCTGCCATGGCTTCGAAGGTGAGAATCGCAGCCCCATCATCAGAAATGTAGCAAGATAGCTTCTCAACGGGGTAGTCTACAGCAAGGATAGAGAGAATAGTGTTGGCAGTGACAAGAGGGGGCTCCTTTTCTGGGTCGGCCGTGGAAACAAAGACATCAACGCCGGGGAGGTCAGAGCGGCCATGGGGGTTGGAAGGGGAGGGCTGCTCGAACTTGTCGTGGAGGGCAGCAAGGTCGGTGGAGCGGTTGATTGGGTTGAGCTTGGGGAGCTGATCTAGAAGCCAGGAGAAGGCAAACCAAGTCTCACATACAGTGGACAACCCCCACAGCCACATGGCATCTCTGTTGGGATTTCGGATTCGCCACACAATGAAGAGTAACAATCCTATTAGTCGGATCAGCACCAGTAGCCTGTCTTTTCATTCAAACACACAATTACACTTACACCTCAATTCAGGGTTGTATGCAAGGTTGTACAATGAATAACATTCCAACTTTTGTGACTATGCAgctgaaaattaattattaatcatTCGCTAGCACTATGTTTGGTTTATAAATGTTCCAGAAaatcgagaaaaaaaaaatagagagaaaaagtgaaaaataaaaaataaaaaatgtcatatttttatagTCAAACCGAACATGAGACAAAGAatttttatcaaagataataaatcatttgaaattttttttctatttagatgTGGTAAACATAGCAAGGCGTGCACCTGTAAGGACTAAGAATACCAGCTGGAACCTGGAGCTTCCTGGTCAGTGGCTTCCATGGCTTGTCCAAAAAATCAGACATGGACACTCCATCATGTCCATAGTCATCATCATCTTTAGACCAGAAGGCGTTACCAATACCATACGTCCCTTTTGTCTCAAACAGCCATCGATTATGATCGAAGTCCCCAGTTTGGCTCCTTAACAGTATTGATTTGTTGGATTGCATCACCGACATTCTTCGGTCCATTCCCTCCATTGCTGCTCCACTGATGCCTCCTTCTTGATCGTTCCCCACCCTTCTAGTCATGCCTACTCTAGCTGACACCCCCCCGTATGGTCCGGGAGCATCAGGTTTGGAGTCAGCGGAGGCAGAACCCCCAGAAGAGGCCTCCATTGGCTGGTTGTCGGGTGTCGGCGGCATAAGAACCGTGTAGTTGATGTAGTCATTGTTGCCTGAAAAGTCCCCTGACAAATCCATGTCATCGTCCCGTGAAAGGCTTAGGACACGCCCGCTTGATGTTCGGCGTCCAAATTTTACCGCCTGCGGTGGGCGGCCTACCGAGGACGTCGAGGAGGCTAATGAGGATTTCTTGGGACTCGTACTTGAAGTTGCCATCTTAAATGTACCCTGATGTTTTCTTCAACAAGATGGCATGCATTTGCATGCCTATtgtttcattattaaattaaaataaaaaataaaataaataaataaagattctCAAAACTGAGAAACGGGAGAAGGTGGATAGTGAGATGAAAATGTGGAAAccagaaaagaaaatacaagtgGAAGGGCTGGTTGAAGAACAGCAGAGTCCAAATTTAGGTGGATGAGATGAATGGTGTGCAAATTGCTTCTTCTATTATTAGTATTGCAGCAGCGGATGTTTCTCCCTTGTTTAAGCCATGCCTCTCTCTGGctttaacattaatttatcaTCATCTCCAATGCTGATATCAAATTTATTATGAGAAAATTTGGATAAGAAACAATagaataagaatattttaaaatatatataagtacATTTCTAGTTTTTTGAGTAGGAAAAGActaaaacataagaaaaagtAGTCATATGTTGATATAGAAATATCAGTAAAATataaaccaaactttgcatatTTCAAAGTTTATGACACAATTGGGAAATATTTATAGAATCATACACTTTCGGTTTGTGTATTTCAAAACCAAAAATGTCCcaatggaaaagagaaaaaaacaccCCAAAAGACCACTAAAGCCAATATCTCTCTCATGTTCTGCCTCTCCCTTCCCTCTCATTCTTAATCTCGGAAACCTAAAATGTTGTGAAACCCTAACCTCCTCATTTCTATAAAAatcccaaaatcacatcaattCTTAACCTCTCCTCTTCTTCCTCTCATTatcaaaaacccaaaatctcaAGACCCTAACctcttcatttttctaaaaatcctaaaatcccATGAATCCATAacctcttttcttcttcctcgctctcaaaaactcaaaatcaTGAACCTTAACCTTCTTCAAAAATTCTGAAATCCCATGAATCCCTAACCTCATGTCTTCTTCCTTTCATTCTTCAAAACAAATCCCACTAAGCCCTAACTCTCTACTTCATCTGTCATTCTCATTTTCTCAAACCCATAAAACCTAATCCCCATGACACAAGAAGGATTGTAACTTTCACAACTGAAGTCTTTGGGTTGGTAAATAATTGTATATTTGcaattttatgcttttttttttttaatatatatatatatatatattgttatttaattagATTTTGGTAGGTCATATCTtcttttatagttatttttgtAACTCTATCAATGTTAGAATCCTTGATCTTGTTGCTTGTTGAATAAAGTAGTTGACTGTGAAATTAGTTTCATTTGTTTGTGTAGTTTGATCTTTACTGCACCTTGTTTTACATGTGTTATCTAGAAGTAAGCATAGAATCATGAATCTAAAGTTAATAATCTAATAATTGACAACATGTTTAAGGTATGTGATTTTTAATTGGCTTAGGTTTGGTGggtctcattttcctttttaagcAATCTTGGTAACTCCAGTTATCCATTGATTTTGTTGTTCATTGAATAAAGTAGTTGAATACGTGAAATGGGTTCAATTTGTTTGTGCACAACTTATCCAATGTTTATTTGCATTATGTCGATGTAAACAATAATAAGTtctatataaaatgtaaaaactcTTTAAGAGTTACtttaaaaagataatgatttttaaaaaccatttaaaaaaaattgagatatcaacaatttttattatctcaaattttataaattttgaaagtaaattttaaAGGCATAAGGTAATTTCATACTTTTTACATAAgagttattatattttctatatatgttactattattttttatttttaaaaataaaaaatagaaaatgcatccaaataagaactttatttaataatttagtaaTTAAATGTGGTATTTCACATCTGTTGGTACATATATATTATTGCTTTGAATTGGCTAATGAAGTACCTAGGGTAGAATATCTTTGGTTGGAGATGATAAAAGCATACTTCCAAATTTTTCCCTTTCGTATATTTATCATAAGGGTTTGGTTTATTtcataaatctattttttattataattattttacaattaaatagctttcttttcaaatattttggATATTATAATTTggtgtttaattttgtttcatttctttttaaagtaaataaacttttttaagatttaattgaataactttatttgcatttttttcttaCCAAGATGTCTTTATCACATCTTAGTGCTTCTCTCTTcatgcctttaattttttactttcttttaaagttggctaatttttttactttatggCGCCATGCATTCTAGGTCCTTCTGCTCAAAGCTCAACATTGCCTCTACCATCTTACTTTTTGATTGAATTGAAGTCATTGTTGTAGTTCCCTacactcttaattttttatggGATTGATGTTATTCTAGTTGTCTACACAATTTGATTTGGTTGCTCTTTGGAACTTGTAGTAAATGAAAGTTTAACAGGAAACtttgttgattttcaattttgttgatCTTCCTCGGTTGATCAAAAATCTTGCCCTCATTGGGATTTGTCTTGTGCTCTAGTTGATTGGAAGAATTTAAAGGTACTATGTTTTATCTTCAATTTACATTTTCAATCTACCTAAGCTGATCTTTTTGTTTATGGTTATGCAAAAGTTGGTGATGCTCTTCAGTAGAATGAATCCAACTATACTCTTAATTTGCTTGTTGAtaagcttttcttttcttgtatgCCCACTGGTTATCTAACTAACATCTATACATCCCCATGTCATACCTAAATAGTCCATGACATAATGATATGATCCATACTTAGATGACAATGAGACTTCTAACTACATGATTTGTTAGGATGGATATGGAAATGTACCAATCGCAAAGGTAATACCTATGCTACCAAAGGTAGTACTTACGTAAGAAAAATGTAGTACCTAGAGAATAGTATCTATACATCCTCATCCATATTTATCTAAATTGTCCATGACATGATAATATGATTCATACTAAGATGACAACAAGACTTCTACCTACATGATTCGTTAGAGTGGGTATGGAAAAGGTGATACCCATGCCACCAAAGGTGGTACCTATGCAAGAAAAAGGTAGTACAAATGAAAAGGTAGTATCTATACATCTTCATCCATACTTATCTATATTGTCCAtgacataaaaaatatgatttgtaCTAAGATAACAACGAGACTTTTACCCACATGATTCATCAAAGTGGATATGGAAATGCTCCAATGGAAAAGATAGTACCTAATGAATGACAAGGTGTTACCTATACATCCCAGTGTCATACTTTTCTAAATTGTCTATGACACCATGGATTTTAACTTGGAGCATATATGTCAGTAAGTTTtgtacttattttaatttttggtgaaACGATGATATGATCTATACTAAAATGACAACCGGACTGCTAACTATATCATTCATTAGGGTGGATATGAAAATGTTCCCATGGAAATTACTGGTAGTACTGATGCCATCAAAGGTAGCACACCCACACAAGAAAAAGGTAGCACCAAAAGAATAATAATGTAAAACCTATACATAAGAATGTCATAATTGTCTAGATCATCCACGACACAATGAATTTGAGCATATGGTCCCTATGTGGTTAAGTTCCCAACTTATTTAACTTCTTGAAATCATGGATTCGATCATGTATGAATCTACTAAGATGACAACAAGACTATTAATGATGTGATTCATTAAGGTGGAAATGGAAATGCTCCATTGGCAAAAGTAGTACCCATAACACTAAGGGTACTACTTTATCCAAGAAAGGGTAGTGCCTACACAAGAAAAAATGTGGTACATATATAGCTTCCATATCATACTTATCTATTTTCATGAAAAGTAATATACATAGCTAAAATATTGATTAAACCACAGATTGGATCATCCATGACTCTCCTAAGCTACCAATGAGAATACTAACAATAAGAATTAGTAATATCAAATGATGCATATATACAAGCTAGTACTTATGATACCAAAGCtagttaaagaaaaatgaagaaaataactCAGATAAGTTACAAGGCCTCCATATATGGGAACATCCATTAACATTCCTTACATATATGTTCATCAATCATTTAATTATCTTTTGTGAACTAGCTAAGCATTGGTAAATGGTCTTTACAATCATTATGATATACCGCTTAGTAATAGTACCCAATACCACTATAGTACACATTCATATTCAAAACACATGTAGAGAACCtatattaaatttgatattacAATTATCAAAACACCGATTACAAAGAATGCAACAATAAACTGATTAGGGAATCATATGAGCAAGTTCATAGAATATGGTCATGAGTAACTTCATGTTGAAACTTTAGTGTTCCAAATTTAGAAGATTCATCGATTCTCGTCCATCTTGGTTCATATAGCACTGATGCTCAGACAACTTGCTCTCtaaaattatatgatttgtATACACTCCTCTTATAGAAAATAACGCTTTTTAGCATTCAAGCCAAGAATCATAAACTCCATGTCTGTGCCCAACAAACACCACATAGTATGTCTCCATGTTCAATATCtaattaccaaaatattattggttaaattttgattatatgttaaaaataaccAATGTAAATGATAATTTTAAGTTAAGGATCTTAGAGTTAATACCacataaaacaaaacaataaaattagaaaGCCCTAATTCAATATCATAAACAACATCTCCTTCGCAACCAcctatttcaatttttcaagCACAAACATTGtcatttaagtaaaaaaaaaaattaataataataacaatagatGGGTTCtatgtcataaaaaatatattttaacttaataaaatttcaaaaatattattttaatattcataaaaCATAAGATATTAGACACCATATTTATTTAGGCTTAGAGGTATATTACAACTTATCATCATACTTTCCTACTAGCCAACCTGACCCCTAAATCCATTCTTGGTTTACAAACTTGTCTTTTCCAAACAAAGAGTTActcttaaggtttttctttttaatttttttcttttaaaaaataataaaataagtgatgactcaaacttttcaaaaataatcattttttattgagTCCAAGTCTTGTCATCGCGTGAGGACACATATGAAAGATAAGAGTCCACAATGGACTCTTAACCTTAATAGAATGTTGAGTTAGCTACCATTGAGgtctttaatgatttttatctAGAAGTGAGATCTTAAGATGGTCATATATTCTAAACAAATAATGTCACTATTAAATAAAAGAGTTGGTaacaaatattctcaaaatcggcatcatgatatctcataagattGAGATAGTATATTTCCTaagatgattttaaatatttataatcatcaaaactatggtcatagtaattcctgtaatggaatttgacatacgTTATTTATGAGTTAAAGTATATCATTAGAACACATAGTAGGAAGATCCGAGACTCAAGGATTGAAGAGATAATTTTAAGAGGTTGATAATATccaccttattagattatggacaccagttcatgggaagtatgcatgcaatggatagtaggttacGAACTCGAACTTTTCATCTCAATGTAATTTCATAGAatattggagtgcaattgattttttttagtggagtgttgaatcaactttagaattgaattttgaaggaGTCAATATTTTTCTATAGGTTCCAATTGTCCCTGCTTGATCTCATATTATTTGTTATCACAAAGATTTGAGGTTTTTATGAAGAATTAACCATTTATGTGCTTAAAGGAGTTTTGGTAAAAATGTAAGGTTGTATggtattttataattaattattttttactttttattaggctaattaattaaatgtagttcaataagattaattaattaattatgatccAATGGattaaattaagtgacctaagacCAAGATTGGCTCAAGTTACTTAAACCCATGAGAGATTTATAAAGACCTCCCTTAAAGGTTTAGGATGAGACACACTTAACAATTGTTTTCCAAAGAAAGCCTTCATCCTCCTCTTCCTTAAGAAGGTTCTGTAGTCATCCTACATAAGTGCTAAGGTTCAAAGGACAAGTGATCAAGTAGAAAGTCATCATTGGAAATGAGATTGTCTTCCTCGATTGGAATCTTGATTTATGAACATTTAGAGcaaatatacattttttaagcCCTAGATGTACAATATTATTGTTATATTCACTTTAATTGAATAGATCTAGCATCCTTGGGCTTAGTGAAAGCATGCACCTATGATCCAGGGGTTATCCCAACAAGTCTCTCCTCATACAGATATAAGACCAAACAAAAAGGAGGGTTTTATAGAGTATGATAAACATTATAGGCTTAAATTTTATAGTTTGAGCTTTTATTTCCTCAATTTATTGAGTTCACACATGTAAGCCCAAAGAAGACTCCATGGTTCATCTACCCACAAGTTAATGTGTCTCTTCACATGCAAATATGGGCTTGTTTGCCATATGATCTGTTTCTCTTCACATTCAAATTTGGGTCTGTTTGCCCTATGATCAGTTTCTCTCCATGTGTGGATATGGAGAGGGTGTTGAAGAACATATATATACATTCTACCAAAATCCTAATAgcttaaacttttgaaaaaattagttGCACAATAGAATGCCCTAGAAGCGCATATCCTAATCGTCTATCTTGGTCTTACTATTCTATTATGTATATCACAATGGACTCGTAATTATTTTTGCAGGCCACTCGTTGTTTAGGCATCAACGgtttaaattttactttttcttcatCCAGATTCACTTTCAAATCCATCATTAAATATGGCAATAAAATGTTGGTCGTGAGTTTCTTTGTGGTCATGCGTCACCACCATGCATCCCACCATTTCTACCTACATGCCCAAACCATGCACCTACAATATTTAATCTCCTTGGATTGAGAACAGTAGGCCACCATTTTCCTAGAGGAAAAACTTTGGTCCATCTCCAAAATGTTTATTGA
It contains:
- the LOC100247012 gene encoding cellulose synthase-like protein D1 codes for the protein MATSSTSPKKSSLASSTSSVGRPPQAVKFGRRTSSGRVLSLSRDDDMDLSGDFSGNNDYINYTVLMPPTPDNQPMEASSGGSASADSKPDAPGPYGGVSARVGMTRRVGNDQEGGISGAAMEGMDRRMSVMQSNKSILLRSQTGDFDHNRWLFETKGTYGIGNAFWSKDDDDYGHDGVSMSDFLDKPWKPLTRKLQVPAGILSPYRLLVLIRLIGLLLFIVWRIRNPNRDAMWLWGLSTVCETWFAFSWLLDQLPKLNPINRSTDLAALHDKFEQPSPSNPHGRSDLPGVDVFVSTADPEKEPPLVTANTILSILAVDYPVEKLSCYISDDGAAILTFEAMAEAVNFAEVWVPFCRKHNIEPRNPDSYFSLKSDPTKNKKRPDFVKDRRWIKREYDEFKVRINGLPEAIRRRCETHNNNEEMKEKKLAREKNGGAPLTEPVNVVKATWMADGTHWPGTWYSPIADHFKSDHAGILQVMSKVPSPDPVMGHPDDKVLDFTGVDIRIPMFAYVSREKRPGYDHNKKAGAMNAMVRASAILSNGPFILNLDCDHYVYNSMAVREGMCFMMDRGGDRICYIQFPQRFEGIDPSDRYANHNTVFFDGNMRALDGLQGPVYVGTGCMFRRYALYGFHPPRANEYSGIFGQIKTSAPNIQAQQAEKEDGELEPLSGHPDLDLPKKFGNSSLFTESIAVAEFQGRPLADHLSVKNGRPPGALLVPRPPLDAPTVAEAVAVISCWYEDNTEWGDRIGWIYGSVTEDVVTGYRMHNRGWRSVYCITKRDAFRGTAPINLTDRLHQVLRWATGSVEIFFSRNNVLLASRRLKFLQRVAYLNVGIYPFTSIFLVVYCFLPALSLLTGQFIVQSLNTAFLSYLLTITITLALLALLEVKWSGIGLEEWWRNEQFWVIGGSSAHLAAVLQGLLKVLAGIEIHFTLTSKSAAEDEEDIFADLYVIKWTSLFIMPLTIMVVNIVALVIGISRTVYSVLPQWNKLVGGSFFSFWVLSHMYPFAKGLMGRRGRMPTIVYVWTGLISITVSLLWISVSPPDG